Proteins encoded by one window of Candidatus Zixiibacteriota bacterium:
- a CDS encoding penicillin-binding protein activator — MRRLATVFSAAFFLALLPALQVLGETLDDKDEVVALYTKAKRLCHEERWSEATQIFSQLLTKYPKSKNTDLFMFNRGKALYHGGNLTDAATGFQDFISRFKNSATVGHAYFFLANCDFQSGRRESALDNYLKAFASSQDTSLSRLALASLHTGWDDGAGFAVSEIADLPRSAQCALWSELGEIMTASRDEAPLIKRLTSECGQSDNVSLRTDTPSENESVLDIAVVLPFSGELQSFAEEIYSGAVVAAELAQAESDITIKLTQYDSKGDPIDAGRVIKVLIPSATDAIVGPLTTAECAVAAALLANDTLPLIAPAASGGGLTSLSGSIFQLSTSLDVQAMLTADHAYSNFNARTAVILTSTESEYQKMAAAFKARFEELGGKVLAEQYYHLRDKDFGPHIRSVKDALRGGSAESAHFINERGDTLEADGVPADVDCIYLPGNPTQLRLLLSQISFYNLRGKYLGSDAWGDESILALGDDVTQNAIFPSTLIPALQSDAYRKFATQYDARYGKKPERLAALGYDAVAMLAHLWHNGSTTRGTLTFQLAKMQDYTGASGRLTLNKYRENSNVPFYQVREKKAIPVVSQSKNGEQE; from the coding sequence ATGCGCCGATTAGCAACCGTTTTCTCGGCTGCGTTTTTTCTCGCCCTCCTGCCTGCATTGCAGGTGTTAGGAGAGACGCTTGATGACAAAGACGAAGTTGTCGCGCTCTATACTAAGGCCAAGCGGTTGTGCCACGAAGAGCGTTGGTCTGAGGCAACTCAGATCTTTTCTCAATTGCTGACGAAATATCCCAAATCAAAAAACACAGACCTTTTCATGTTCAATCGCGGCAAAGCCCTCTATCATGGCGGCAATTTGACCGATGCCGCAACGGGCTTTCAGGATTTTATCTCACGCTTTAAGAACTCGGCTACTGTCGGACATGCCTATTTTTTCCTCGCAAACTGTGATTTCCAATCGGGCCGCCGTGAATCTGCGCTCGATAATTATCTCAAAGCATTTGCGTCCAGTCAGGACACATCCCTGAGTCGGCTCGCATTGGCATCCTTGCACACAGGCTGGGATGATGGAGCAGGCTTCGCTGTTTCAGAAATCGCCGACCTTCCAAGGTCTGCACAATGCGCGCTATGGAGTGAACTTGGTGAGATAATGACTGCGAGTCGCGACGAGGCTCCGCTCATCAAGCGGTTGACGTCCGAATGCGGTCAATCGGACAATGTCTCACTACGAACTGACACGCCCTCAGAGAACGAATCTGTTTTGGATATTGCGGTGGTTCTTCCCTTTTCCGGCGAATTGCAGTCATTTGCCGAAGAAATCTATAGCGGGGCAGTCGTGGCCGCCGAACTCGCGCAGGCTGAATCAGACATCACAATTAAGCTCACGCAGTATGACAGCAAGGGTGATCCTATAGATGCCGGACGGGTTATCAAAGTACTGATACCTTCTGCGACCGATGCCATCGTCGGGCCGCTGACAACCGCCGAATGCGCAGTTGCTGCCGCACTGCTGGCCAACGACACCCTTCCTCTCATTGCCCCAGCCGCAAGCGGCGGAGGACTGACCAGCTTATCAGGTTCAATTTTTCAACTGTCCACAAGCCTCGATGTACAGGCGATGCTCACCGCTGACCATGCCTATTCCAACTTCAACGCGAGAACAGCTGTAATTCTCACGTCTACAGAATCTGAGTACCAAAAAATGGCGGCTGCTTTCAAAGCCCGTTTTGAAGAGCTTGGCGGAAAAGTTCTGGCCGAGCAATATTACCACTTACGGGATAAAGACTTTGGACCGCATATCCGCAGTGTAAAAGATGCCCTTCGCGGAGGAAGCGCGGAGTCAGCCCACTTTATCAATGAGCGCGGCGATACCCTTGAAGCCGATGGCGTCCCGGCTGATGTCGATTGTATTTACCTGCCCGGCAACCCAACTCAACTGCGTCTGCTCTTATCACAGATAAGTTTCTATAATCTCCGGGGGAAATATCTCGGCTCGGATGCCTGGGGAGACGAAAGCATTCTCGCCCTTGGCGATGATGTGACCCAAAATGCCATCTTCCCATCGACTCTTATTCCTGCACTTCAATCGGATGCCTACAGAAAATTTGCCACACAGTACGATGCCCGCTATGGCAAAAAGCCGGAACGGCTCGCCGCGCTCGGATACGACGCAGTCGCGATGCTCGCTCATCTTTGGCACAACGGAAGCACAACCCGTGGGACGCTCACCTTTCAACTGGCCAAAATGCAGGACTACACTGGCGCATCC
- a CDS encoding bifunctional nuclease family protein, protein MIEVKLEGLALDITTNTPVVILSPTSLDKVLPIWIGHAEAWAIAMELSGVGSKRPLTHDLMKHMIESLGARIERIEITELREQTFYAVIHLASNGSSQKIDARPSDSIALALKTGAAIFVNEELFQSKPDSSPDPNSLPTDRESLRKRLENMGPEDFGKFSL, encoded by the coding sequence ATGATTGAGGTTAAACTTGAGGGTCTGGCGTTGGACATCACAACCAATACTCCGGTTGTGATCCTCTCACCAACCAGTCTGGATAAAGTACTGCCGATCTGGATTGGCCATGCCGAGGCTTGGGCTATCGCTATGGAACTCTCCGGCGTCGGTTCCAAGAGACCTCTGACCCATGACCTCATGAAACACATGATAGAGAGTCTGGGCGCGCGTATTGAGCGCATCGAGATAACTGAACTCCGCGAACAGACCTTTTACGCAGTTATTCACCTGGCTTCAAATGGCAGTTCCCAAAAAATCGATGCCCGCCCTTCAGATTCAATAGCTCTGGCGCTCAAGACTGGCGCTGCTATATTTGTTAACGAAGAATTATTCCAATCCAAACCGGACTCCTCTCCCGATCCAAATAGTCTGCCGACCGACAGAGAGTCGCTCCGCAAGAGACTTGAAAATATGGGTCCGGAAGATTTCGGCAAATTCTCACTCTAA
- a CDS encoding DUF2232 domain-containing protein, translated as MNRSVDELTSPTEQMESGEVVSRVSHWPILIALVLYPLVRFLLFNNSTEIGLVFFGQSAAYVIGTYLFYGIPLIVWDNRLLWVLSVGALSVALSAIVVGQEGMISALAASGMIVIAGVVAGRLYAAGWTRTGTYIGGLVIVALCSLVWLAPQWTKLTEAMKGMSEGMILDIKAGLLTSGYTMDAANGMVKQMQSISSIGIRLLPATTVLSAVAQYSLGFFLFLMRAPRAATERSVPQSITFVRVPFWVMPLLIIAISVRLLAGEPLVTAADNLLAILAVFYSVAGLALTEFFMRMFRFAWYLKFGFYVMMFFSGLIGFLMASLVGLIDSFADWRGRITTNTGLKE; from the coding sequence GTGAATCGTTCCGTTGATGAACTAACCAGTCCAACAGAGCAAATGGAATCTGGAGAAGTTGTTAGTCGCGTCAGCCACTGGCCAATCCTGATTGCTTTGGTTCTGTATCCTCTGGTGCGATTCCTGCTCTTTAACAATTCCACTGAGATCGGCTTGGTTTTTTTTGGGCAGAGCGCGGCATATGTCATCGGCACATATTTGTTCTATGGCATACCGCTCATAGTCTGGGACAATCGCTTGCTTTGGGTTCTTTCTGTGGGAGCGTTATCGGTGGCTCTAAGCGCCATCGTTGTCGGGCAGGAAGGAATGATTTCGGCCCTTGCCGCAAGCGGTATGATTGTGATTGCCGGGGTCGTAGCTGGTCGGCTGTATGCCGCAGGTTGGACTCGTACCGGAACGTACATTGGTGGGCTGGTGATTGTCGCACTCTGCAGTCTGGTCTGGCTTGCGCCCCAATGGACAAAACTGACAGAGGCAATGAAGGGGATGTCGGAAGGAATGATACTCGATATTAAGGCAGGGTTACTCACTTCGGGGTACACGATGGACGCCGCAAACGGTATGGTCAAACAAATGCAAAGTATCTCATCAATAGGGATTCGGCTTCTTCCAGCTACCACAGTACTGAGCGCGGTTGCCCAGTACAGTCTTGGGTTCTTCCTTTTTTTAATGCGTGCTCCCCGAGCGGCGACCGAACGTTCAGTCCCCCAATCAATTACTTTTGTCCGAGTTCCTTTTTGGGTCATGCCTCTCCTTATAATTGCCATTTCTGTTCGTTTGCTGGCAGGCGAACCTTTGGTGACCGCAGCCGATAATCTCCTGGCGATCCTGGCTGTCTTTTACAGTGTTGCAGGATTGGCCTTGACCGAATTCTTCATGAGAATGTTCCGTTTTGCATGGTATTTGAAATTTGGGTTTTACGTTATGATGTTTTTTAGTGGCCTAATCGGTTTCCTGATGGCTTCGCTGGTCGGCCTGATTGACAGTTTTGCCGATTGGCGGGGGCGAATTACTACAAACACTGGCTTGAAAGAATAA
- the rplI gene encoding 50S ribosomal protein L9 translates to MKVILREDLQDLGQAGQTVEVRDGYGRNFLIPRNLAIPASRSNVKAIDEIKKQKEIRTKKRRKSAEIIKTRIEKLSLTVDVNVGEEEKLFGSVTSADIASLLEKEGVTVDKRSIELEEPIKTLGVFTIPIKIEKEVTANLKLWVIKRS, encoded by the coding sequence GTGAAAGTTATTCTCCGCGAAGACTTGCAGGACCTCGGTCAGGCAGGACAAACAGTTGAAGTTCGTGACGGCTATGGCCGCAACTTCCTTATCCCGCGAAATCTGGCTATCCCGGCCAGTCGTTCGAATGTGAAAGCAATTGATGAAATTAAAAAGCAGAAGGAAATTCGCACTAAGAAACGCCGCAAATCTGCCGAGATCATCAAGACACGCATCGAGAAACTTTCGTTGACTGTCGATGTCAATGTCGGTGAAGAAGAAAAACTTTTTGGTTCTGTGACATCTGCCGATATTGCCTCTCTTTTGGAAAAGGAAGGCGTCACTGTCGATAAGCGCTCGATTGAACTCGAAGAGCCTATAAAAACGCTCGGAGTCTTCACCATACCGATAAAGATTGAAAAAGAGGTTACGGCCAATTTGAAACTCTGGGTTATCAAAAGAAGTTAG